The proteins below come from a single Chryseobacterium capnotolerans genomic window:
- a CDS encoding Coq4 family protein — protein sequence MKKIRVQFLLFVYDKTQKLYRKYFKKKKRQWQFNERQLLEFQEDSLGRKLGEFYHKHGFSMIPKMENHDVHHLITDCGTNFEDEIAMQYLLLGNGKLNAHLLAAVVLGTFILPEYLKIYMKAYRKGQTMRAFHEWDFEGLLWQNFEHLKDFIQQKDTVVLH from the coding sequence ATGAAAAAAATACGCGTTCAGTTTCTGCTTTTTGTGTACGATAAAACTCAAAAACTCTACAGAAAATACTTTAAAAAGAAAAAGAGACAATGGCAGTTCAATGAAAGACAGTTGCTGGAGTTTCAGGAAGATTCGTTAGGAAGGAAATTAGGGGAATTCTATCATAAACATGGGTTTTCAATGATTCCCAAAATGGAAAATCATGATGTTCATCATCTGATTACTGATTGTGGAACCAACTTCGAAGATGAAATTGCGATGCAATATCTTTTACTTGGAAACGGAAAGCTCAATGCTCATCTTTTAGCAGCTGTTGTACTGGGAACCTTTATCCTGCCTGAATATTTGAAGATATATATGAAAGCCTATCGAAAAGGGCAAACGATGAGAGCCTTCCACGAATGGGATTTCGAAGGTCTGCTTTGGCAGAATTTTGAACACCTGAAAGATTTTATCCAACAGAAAGATACAGTTGTTTTACATTAA
- a CDS encoding metallophosphoesterase: MNRKTFLKKILQVSVLGTVPGLYSWQVEPFWVEFVQRKLLVKNLPKALDGKILMQISDLHVGARFDWNFLIDSFQKAKEYQPDFVVYTGDFVNRGTPQEQADLRKVMENCVLGTSATFGILGNHDYGENWNDSECSEEVCDTLSNSGITMLRNAQAESRGLNFIGFEDLWSPHFQPLEAMTNYDPSKANIVLCHNPDACDLDIWNGYQGWILSGHTHGGQCRIPGIITPILPVKNKKYVSGEIDLKDGRMLYINRALGHSFQVRFMVRPEITVFTLTQA, from the coding sequence ATGAATAGAAAAACATTTTTAAAAAAGATACTACAGGTTTCAGTGTTGGGAACTGTCCCAGGATTGTATTCATGGCAGGTAGAACCATTTTGGGTTGAATTTGTCCAAAGAAAACTTCTTGTGAAAAACTTACCTAAAGCATTGGATGGAAAAATACTGATGCAGATTTCGGATTTGCATGTAGGAGCAAGATTTGACTGGAATTTTTTAATTGACTCTTTTCAAAAGGCCAAAGAATATCAACCAGATTTTGTAGTGTACACAGGAGATTTTGTAAATCGTGGAACTCCCCAGGAACAGGCAGATTTAAGAAAAGTAATGGAAAACTGTGTGCTGGGTACTTCAGCAACTTTTGGAATCTTAGGAAACCATGATTACGGGGAGAATTGGAATGATTCAGAATGTTCGGAGGAAGTGTGTGATACGTTAAGTAATTCAGGAATTACAATGCTCAGAAATGCTCAGGCTGAAAGCCGTGGATTAAATTTTATAGGCTTTGAAGACCTATGGTCGCCCCATTTTCAACCTTTAGAAGCGATGACAAACTATGATCCATCTAAAGCCAATATTGTGCTTTGTCATAATCCTGATGCTTGTGATCTGGATATATGGAATGGCTACCAGGGCTGGATTTTAAGTGGGCATACCCATGGCGGGCAATGCAGGATTCCCGGAATTATCACCCCCATACTTCCGGTGAAAAACAAAAAATATGTATCCGGAGAGATTGATCTGAAAGATGGAAGAATGTTGTATATCAATCGTGCCCTCGGACATTCTTTCCAAGTAAGATTTATGGTTCGCCCCGAAATTACTGTTTTTACATTAACTCAAGCTTAA
- a CDS encoding winged helix-turn-helix domain-containing protein, giving the protein MIKISQLNKEFESRVRLGIMSVLMVNDWVDFSEMKGLLEITDGNLASHSNALEKVGYIEVKKEFVGKKPKTSYRVTQSGRQAFTDHLDALEKLLGR; this is encoded by the coding sequence ATGATCAAAATTAGTCAACTCAATAAAGAATTTGAAAGTCGTGTAAGACTGGGCATTATGTCTGTTCTTATGGTAAACGACTGGGTTGATTTCTCTGAAATGAAAGGATTGCTGGAAATTACAGATGGAAATCTTGCCAGCCACAGTAATGCTCTTGAAAAAGTGGGCTATATTGAAGTGAAAAAAGAATTTGTAGGGAAGAAACCTAAAACTTCTTATCGCGTTACACAAAGTGGGAGACAGGCTTTTACAGATCATCTGGATGCCCTGGAAAAACTATTGGGACGATAG